In a genomic window of Arthrobacter woluwensis:
- a CDS encoding UDP-N-acetylglucosamine 1-carboxyvinyltransferase, producing the protein MTETMDHLASWLRDARSEKGWTQGKLAEELGTSQSAVARMETGKQNLSLRMIRRLEDLFEATLLTPARPRVTHLRVEGGHQLSGAVDVNSSKNAGVALLLASLINRGTTTLRRLARIEEVNRIVEVLASIGVECTWLNDNDLQIRRPAVLDLDAMDVDAARRTRSVIMLLGPLLDEREEYQLPYAGGCDLGTRTVEPHMQALRQFGLAVEAKSGFYLVQAPEADSKDRTFVLTERGDTVTENAIMAAAHRTGTTVIRNASPNYMVQDLCFYLQMLGVTIEGIGTTTLRITGRTNINQDIEYFPSEDPIEAMSLITAGIVTNSEVTVRRVPIEFMEIELAFLQHMGQELEISGEYVARNGHTRLVDVTTKPSKLHASVDKIHPMPFPGMNIDNLPFFAVIAANAEGQTMIHDWVYENRAIYLTELNRLGANVQLLDPHRIYVNGPTKWRAAEIGCPPALRPAACLLLAMLAARGTSTLRNIYVIERGYADLADRLNSIGARIEYFED; encoded by the coding sequence ATGACTGAGACGATGGATCACCTGGCTTCCTGGCTTCGCGACGCCCGCAGCGAGAAGGGCTGGACGCAGGGCAAGCTGGCCGAGGAGCTCGGCACCAGCCAGAGCGCCGTGGCCCGTATGGAGACCGGCAAGCAGAATCTGAGCCTGCGCATGATCCGCCGCTTGGAGGATCTCTTCGAGGCAACGCTCCTGACCCCCGCGCGGCCGCGCGTCACCCACCTGCGGGTGGAGGGCGGACATCAGCTCAGCGGCGCGGTGGACGTCAACAGCAGCAAGAACGCCGGCGTCGCGCTTCTGCTGGCCAGCCTCATCAACCGCGGCACCACCACGCTGCGCCGCCTGGCGCGCATCGAGGAGGTCAACCGGATCGTCGAGGTGCTGGCGAGCATCGGCGTCGAGTGCACCTGGCTCAACGACAACGATCTGCAGATCCGCCGCCCCGCCGTCCTGGACCTGGACGCCATGGATGTGGACGCGGCCCGTCGCACCCGCAGCGTCATCATGCTCCTCGGCCCGCTCCTGGACGAGCGCGAGGAGTACCAGCTGCCCTACGCCGGCGGCTGCGACCTCGGCACCCGCACCGTGGAGCCGCACATGCAGGCGCTGCGCCAGTTCGGGCTCGCCGTGGAGGCCAAGTCCGGCTTCTACCTGGTCCAGGCCCCCGAGGCCGACAGCAAGGACCGCACCTTCGTGCTGACCGAGCGTGGCGACACCGTCACCGAGAACGCGATCATGGCCGCCGCGCACCGCACCGGCACCACCGTGATCCGCAACGCGAGCCCCAACTACATGGTCCAGGACCTCTGCTTCTACCTGCAGATGCTGGGCGTGACCATCGAGGGCATCGGCACCACCACGCTGCGCATCACGGGCCGCACCAACATCAACCAGGACATCGAGTACTTCCCGTCCGAGGACCCGATCGAGGCCATGAGCCTGATCACCGCGGGCATCGTGACGAACTCCGAGGTCACCGTGCGCCGTGTGCCGATCGAGTTCATGGAGATCGAGCTGGCCTTCCTGCAGCACATGGGCCAGGAACTGGAGATCTCCGGCGAGTACGTGGCGCGCAACGGCCACACGCGCCTGGTGGACGTCACCACCAAGCCGAGCAAGCTGCACGCCTCCGTGGACAAGATCCACCCCATGCCGTTCCCGGGCATGAACATCGACAACCTGCCGTTCTTCGCGGTCATCGCGGCCAACGCCGAGGGTCAGACGATGATCCACGACTGGGTCTACGAGAACCGGGCCATCTACCTGACGGAGCTCAACCGTCTCGGCGCCAACGTGCAGCTCCTGGATCCGCACCGCATCTACGTCAACGGCCCGACCAAGTGGCGCGCGGCCGAGATCGGCTGCCCGCCGGCTCTCCGCCCCGCGGCCTGCCTGCTGCTCGCGATGCTCGCGGCCCGCGGCACCTCGACCCTGCGCAACATCTACGTGATCGAGCGCGGCTACGCAGACCTCGCGGACCGGCTGAACTCCATCGGCGCCCGGATCGAGTACTTCGAGGACTGA
- a CDS encoding ECF transporter S component — protein sequence MTTQAVAQRRGWRVVDIVVAALIAVAGGVLFWAWSQGANLITPLTAAYAPLSGLYAGGWMIPAVLGALIIRKPGAAIFCEAVAASGELIMGSQYGLTVLISGLLQGLGAELIFAAFLYRKFNLPTALLAGAASGLFCGLNDSFLPWGWNIAYDGTAKFLYILFCLISGAVIAGALSWVATRGLARTGALASFASRKARTEPVFG from the coding sequence ATGACTACTCAGGCTGTTGCCCAGCGTCGTGGCTGGCGCGTGGTGGACATCGTGGTGGCGGCACTGATCGCCGTGGCCGGTGGCGTGCTGTTCTGGGCGTGGTCCCAGGGCGCGAACCTGATCACCCCGCTGACCGCCGCCTACGCCCCGCTCTCGGGCCTCTACGCCGGTGGCTGGATGATCCCGGCCGTGCTCGGCGCGCTCATCATCCGCAAGCCCGGCGCCGCCATCTTCTGCGAGGCCGTGGCTGCGAGCGGTGAGCTCATCATGGGCTCGCAGTACGGCCTGACCGTGCTGATCTCCGGGCTGCTCCAGGGCCTCGGCGCGGAGCTGATCTTCGCCGCGTTCCTCTACCGGAAGTTCAACCTGCCCACCGCGCTCCTGGCCGGAGCGGCATCCGGGCTCTTCTGCGGCCTCAACGACAGCTTCCTGCCTTGGGGCTGGAACATCGCCTACGACGGCACCGCCAAGTTCCTCTACATCCTCTTCTGCCTCATCTCCGGCGCCGTGATCGCAGGCGCGCTGTCCTGGGTGGCCACGCGTGGCCTGGCCCGGACCGGCGCCCTCGCCTCCTTCGCCTCCCGCAAGGCCCGTACCGAGCCGGTCTTCGGCTGA
- a CDS encoding amidohydrolase, with protein MLDLLLTRATVRTFDPAQPWAEAVGITDGRISYVGRAADAPSARRTRDLDGALVTPGVIDSHNHLLLGFDADAVSLEGAETLEEVRRRIKELADRRPGLDWICAENAVYSVVHGRRPNARDLAGLTDRPVFVTTYDQHSVWLNEAALRVLGINDGGDIPWGNPELDADGRPTGWVTDFYTSAMTTAGLAGLQRDIPMYSPDRRYRKFLSSLEMATATGITTVVEPQVPLAEVPLLERAIRESKLSSRVIAALFHPVDADDAFRRELRDAVDHGPSHDRLRLGPIKLYADDVIEPHTAWMLDDYANRPGHRGHPSAALGELTRIVTELDRLGFQTHTHATGDGGIRLALDAIEHAARANGTTDRRHGIVHVECLDPADLPRFRQLGVTAAMQPRHCSPDLVAGTWMENVGEQRWDRAWRFRSLMESGAHVALSSDWQVGEMDPVVGFYSALTRAGLDGSDAWTPAERLTLDQALRGYTAEGAWAWHAEHELGVIRPGALADLVAWSGNLYDHEQDPAALLEHRAALTLVGGEVVHDADVDPAPLPVYGGQSHCSAHDSHAPAEG; from the coding sequence ATGCTCGATCTCCTCCTGACCCGCGCGACCGTCCGGACCTTCGACCCGGCCCAGCCGTGGGCCGAGGCCGTGGGCATCACCGACGGCCGCATCAGCTATGTGGGCCGCGCGGCGGACGCGCCGTCGGCCCGTCGCACCAGGGACCTCGACGGCGCGCTGGTCACCCCGGGCGTGATCGACTCGCACAACCATCTCCTCCTCGGCTTCGACGCCGACGCGGTCAGTCTCGAAGGCGCCGAGACACTCGAGGAGGTCCGCCGGCGGATCAAGGAGCTCGCGGACCGCCGCCCCGGGCTGGACTGGATCTGTGCGGAGAACGCCGTCTACTCCGTGGTCCACGGCCGCCGCCCGAACGCCCGCGACCTGGCCGGGCTGACGGACCGCCCGGTGTTCGTCACCACTTACGACCAGCACTCCGTCTGGCTCAACGAAGCGGCTCTGCGGGTTCTGGGGATCAACGACGGCGGCGACATCCCGTGGGGCAACCCGGAGCTCGATGCCGACGGCCGTCCCACCGGCTGGGTCACCGACTTCTACACGAGCGCCATGACGACGGCGGGGCTCGCGGGTCTCCAGCGCGACATCCCGATGTACTCCCCGGACCGCCGCTACCGGAAGTTCCTCTCGAGCCTGGAGATGGCCACGGCCACGGGCATCACCACGGTCGTGGAGCCGCAGGTCCCCCTCGCCGAGGTGCCGCTCCTGGAGCGCGCGATCCGCGAGAGCAAGCTGTCCTCCCGGGTGATCGCCGCGCTCTTCCACCCCGTCGACGCGGACGACGCCTTCCGCCGCGAGCTCCGGGACGCCGTCGACCACGGCCCGTCCCACGACCGCCTCCGGCTCGGCCCCATCAAGCTCTACGCGGATGACGTGATCGAGCCCCACACCGCCTGGATGCTGGACGACTACGCGAACCGCCCCGGCCATCGCGGGCACCCGTCGGCGGCCCTGGGCGAACTCACGCGGATCGTCACCGAGCTGGACCGCCTCGGCTTCCAGACCCACACCCATGCGACCGGCGACGGCGGCATCCGCCTGGCGCTGGACGCGATCGAGCACGCCGCGCGGGCCAACGGGACCACGGACCGCCGCCACGGGATCGTCCACGTCGAGTGCCTGGACCCCGCGGACCTCCCCCGGTTCCGTCAGCTGGGCGTCACCGCGGCCATGCAGCCGCGGCACTGCTCCCCGGATCTCGTGGCCGGGACCTGGATGGAGAACGTGGGCGAACAGCGCTGGGACCGTGCCTGGCGGTTCCGGTCGCTCATGGAATCCGGGGCGCATGTGGCCCTGTCCAGCGACTGGCAGGTGGGCGAGATGGACCCCGTGGTGGGCTTCTACTCGGCCCTCACCCGGGCCGGGCTGGACGGTTCGGACGCCTGGACTCCGGCGGAACGGCTCACCCTGGATCAGGCCCTCCGCGGCTACACGGCGGAGGGTGCCTGGGCCTGGCACGCGGAGCACGAACTCGGCGTCATCAGGCCCGGGGCCCTCGCTGATCTGGTGGCCTGGAGCGGGAATCTCTACGACCACGAGCAGGATCCCGCGGCGCTCCTGGAACACCGCGCGGCCCTGACGCTGGTGGGCGGCGAGGTGGTGCACGACGCCGACGTCGATCCGGCGCCGCTGCCCGTCTATGGTGGGCAGTCGCACTGCTCCGCCCACGACAGCCACGCGCCTGCCGAGGGCTGA
- a CDS encoding DUF4235 domain-containing protein, whose amino-acid sequence MQLLFKLLGTAVSIGAGLVGSKLVNAAWEKATGNKPPQKGDDAEASLRAALSFAVISAAVSAVIQVLTNRGTQQAIAKFNKSRDVV is encoded by the coding sequence ATGCAGCTTCTGTTCAAATTGCTCGGTACGGCCGTGAGCATCGGCGCAGGTCTCGTGGGGTCGAAGCTGGTGAACGCCGCGTGGGAGAAGGCCACGGGCAACAAGCCGCCCCAGAAGGGCGACGACGCCGAGGCGAGCCTCCGCGCGGCCCTCAGCTTCGCGGTCATCTCCGCCGCCGTGAGCGCCGTGATCCAGGTCCTCACCAACCGTGGCACCCAGCAGGCCATCGCCAAGTTCAACAAGTCGCGGGACGTCGTCTGA
- a CDS encoding DsbA family protein, with the protein MRTQKAGLTAKTLLASLALVVAAGTLGACGAPSSSNASAPSASATATAPATPSAELMAKLVPSDARIIANPAKPRTTLILFTDYQCPYCAKMDTLIERAKKEYGSEVRIVVRNFPLPMHENAPLAAKAVEAAAEQGALEKMSHLVFSKQAEWAKSTSGQAETFTGYARELGLNMDRFAKDFTSPAVATRVQRDLDDAKELGLRGTPSLVLEGQLLQVDSSDYNTLKAPLDQVLGN; encoded by the coding sequence ATGCGCACCCAGAAGGCCGGACTGACCGCCAAGACCCTCCTCGCCTCGCTGGCCCTCGTGGTCGCCGCGGGGACGCTGGGAGCGTGCGGGGCGCCGTCGTCGTCCAATGCCTCCGCGCCGTCCGCGAGCGCCACGGCCACCGCACCGGCCACGCCGTCCGCCGAGCTCATGGCGAAGCTGGTCCCCTCGGATGCGCGGATCATCGCCAACCCGGCGAAGCCGCGGACCACGCTCATCCTCTTCACCGATTACCAGTGCCCGTACTGCGCCAAGATGGACACGCTGATCGAGCGGGCCAAGAAGGAGTACGGGTCCGAGGTGCGGATCGTCGTGCGCAACTTCCCGCTCCCCATGCATGAGAACGCCCCGCTCGCGGCCAAGGCCGTGGAGGCCGCGGCCGAGCAGGGCGCCCTCGAGAAGATGAGCCACCTCGTGTTCAGCAAGCAGGCCGAATGGGCCAAGTCGACGTCGGGCCAGGCGGAGACCTTCACCGGATACGCCCGCGAACTGGGGCTGAACATGGACCGCTTCGCCAAGGACTTCACGTCCCCGGCCGTCGCGACCCGCGTCCAGCGCGACCTCGACGATGCCAAGGAACTCGGCCTGCGGGGCACCCCCTCCCTGGTGCTGGAAGGTCAGCTGCTGCAGGTCGACTCCAGTGACTACAACACCCTGAAGGCCCCGCTCGATCAGGTTCTGGGGAACTGA
- a CDS encoding ABC transporter ATP-binding protein gives MSGVAGGVQPARVTARDWGWRHGGRSRAAVAGLDLDLEPGEKVLLLGPSGAGKSTLLHALAGVLGSAEDDDADESGTLLIDGRAPRDARGRAGLVQQDPETQVVLGRVGDDVAFGAENLAVPPSEIWPRVRQALHDVGLGFLPLDHPTHALSGGQKQRLALAGVLAMRPGLVLLDEPTANLDPDGVLEVRDAVIRAVAASGATLLVVEHRVEVWKDSVDRVVVLGAGADGPSGVVASGDPDAVLDAQGEALAAQGVWIPGRVPVLAGAGRSGSRVLSEAGAGRSGDRTVGRSSAGSVASRPATSPAGAVLLEARDLAVSRASASRRGLAPRKSVPVLSGVELELRAGSALSVTGPNGVGKSTLALTLAGLLAPAGGAVVGSSELLAAGAALPRHPEPYRWKAKELITRIGTVFQEPEHQFVTGSVLDELRFGPRQLGRGEERVDELLHRLRLDGLADANPYTLSGGEKRRLSVATVLAAHPRLLILDEPTFGQDARTWAELGSLLLELLDEGVSLLSVTHDADFTRALGATELVLGGAPGPELAGAAAVVRTGDEPGKGEA, from the coding sequence ATGAGCGGAGTCGCCGGCGGCGTGCAGCCGGCCCGCGTCACGGCACGGGACTGGGGCTGGCGCCACGGCGGGCGCAGCCGCGCTGCTGTGGCGGGACTCGACCTCGACCTGGAACCCGGGGAGAAGGTCCTCCTGCTGGGCCCGTCCGGCGCGGGCAAGTCGACGCTGCTCCACGCCCTCGCCGGAGTTCTCGGCTCTGCGGAGGACGACGACGCCGACGAGTCCGGCACGCTGCTGATCGACGGCCGTGCGCCCAGGGACGCCCGGGGCCGGGCCGGTCTGGTGCAGCAGGATCCGGAGACGCAGGTGGTGCTCGGCCGCGTGGGCGACGACGTCGCCTTCGGAGCGGAGAACCTCGCCGTGCCGCCCTCTGAGATCTGGCCTCGGGTGCGCCAGGCCCTGCACGACGTCGGGCTCGGGTTTCTGCCCCTCGACCACCCCACCCATGCCCTGTCCGGCGGGCAGAAGCAGCGGCTGGCGCTCGCAGGGGTGCTCGCGATGCGCCCCGGACTGGTGCTGCTGGATGAGCCCACCGCCAACCTGGACCCCGACGGCGTGCTCGAGGTCCGCGATGCCGTGATCCGTGCGGTCGCCGCCTCCGGTGCCACGCTCCTGGTGGTCGAGCACCGGGTGGAGGTGTGGAAGGACTCGGTGGACCGTGTGGTGGTTCTGGGTGCGGGCGCCGACGGGCCGTCGGGCGTGGTCGCGTCCGGTGATCCCGACGCCGTGCTCGACGCGCAGGGTGAGGCTCTGGCCGCCCAGGGAGTCTGGATCCCGGGACGGGTGCCGGTGCTGGCGGGCGCGGGCCGTTCCGGAAGTCGCGTCCTGTCCGAGGCCGGCGCGGGCCGTTCCGGAGATCGCACGGTCGGCCGTTCGAGCGCTGGTTCCGTGGCGTCCCGTCCCGCGACGTCGCCTGCCGGCGCGGTCCTTTTGGAAGCCCGCGACCTGGCGGTGAGCCGGGCGTCAGCGTCCCGCCGTGGACTCGCGCCCCGGAAGTCCGTCCCCGTGCTGAGCGGGGTGGAGCTGGAGTTGCGGGCCGGCAGCGCGCTCTCGGTGACCGGGCCCAATGGCGTGGGCAAATCGACCCTGGCCCTCACCCTGGCGGGGCTGCTCGCCCCGGCCGGGGGCGCCGTCGTCGGCTCGTCCGAGTTACTGGCCGCGGGTGCTGCCCTGCCCCGGCACCCGGAGCCGTACCGCTGGAAGGCGAAGGAGCTGATCACCCGGATCGGCACCGTGTTCCAGGAGCCCGAGCACCAGTTCGTGACCGGCAGCGTGCTGGACGAACTGCGCTTCGGGCCGCGGCAGCTGGGTCGCGGCGAGGAGCGCGTGGACGAGCTGCTGCACCGGCTGAGGCTCGACGGCCTGGCCGACGCCAACCCGTACACCCTGTCCGGGGGCGAGAAGCGGCGGCTGTCCGTCGCGACCGTGCTCGCCGCCCATCCCCGGCTGCTGATCCTGGACGAGCCCACCTTCGGGCAGGACGCGCGTACCTGGGCTGAGCTGGGCTCACTGCTGCTCGAACTGCTCGACGAGGGCGTCTCGCTCCTGTCCGTCACGCACGACGCCGACTTCACCCGCGCCCTCGGCGCCACGGAGCTGGTGCTCGGGGGAGCCCCGGGGCCGGAGCTCGCGGGCGCGGCCGCCGTCGTGCGAACCGGGGATGAACCCGGAAAGGGGGAGGCATGA
- a CDS encoding MMPL family transporter, producing the protein MALLLYRLGKFSYRHRWWVVSFWLVVLLAVGGSAALFKGQLTNEFKIPGTETQRVIDHLKQALPEAAGGTASVVFQNKDGKPFTDEQKKAVSDALTKLNGTSQVQSSVDPFTTQAEVDAAPAKLAAAQKQLDAGKAQQEAGNKQLDDAKKQLDSAKAQAAAAQNSGVQVPAAQAEAAAAQIAAAEKDYNAGRAKADAAAKELASHQAELDFNKRKSDASQGIRFVSKDDTVAVAQISFKGSLSALSTEDRDHVVKSLVATENTGLNVYPSKELSEDLGSLAGPAEIIGLCVAVLVLIIMLGTLIAAGLPLLMAIAGVGVGVGGTIALSGVIQMNSMTPILALMLGLAVGIDYSLFIVNRHRGQILSGMSMEESVARATGTSGNAVFFAGVTVVITLAALAVPGLPFLSLMGLAAAATVAVSVLVSLTLTPAVLGLIGKRVISKRGWRRAADSAAHPLADHDDAARGWGAWVTKWPWLAVVVSVVVLGVVALPAQKLHLALPDGGSEAADSSAYKAYSTISTSFGDGMNGPIVVVGEFPAGLSEQDAALKQLDLADRLRSVPGVVAAVPAKLSDDRQTAVFQVIPTEGPASEKTVQVVADIRAKGADIQRDLGVTIGLTGQTTANIDVSNKLIEALPLYLSIVVGLSLILLLLVFRSIWVPVLATVGFLLSLAASFGAVVAVYQWGWLGAVFDVPHPGPILSMLPIILIGVLFGLAMDYQVFIGSGMREAYVHGAKAKAAVRIGFKHAAVVVTAAAIIMTSVFAGFIFNHLTMVRPLGFSLAFGVLVDAFVVRMTLIPAAMHLLGKRAWWLPAWLEKHLPDVDVEGARLNQGHGEDSTTTDDADGPALATAAAGVSAPATAAAGPAKAKKAKGKRVVVEQPEEPHALTGSHALIQLPDAEPRELGNPVPGGRREARQRERLIATGMIPVVPAAGEQDSQRDDKPESDPVNAGR; encoded by the coding sequence ATGGCACTCCTGCTCTACAGGCTCGGCAAGTTCTCCTACCGGCACCGCTGGTGGGTCGTCTCCTTCTGGCTCGTGGTACTCCTGGCCGTGGGCGGCTCCGCCGCGCTGTTCAAGGGGCAGCTGACCAACGAGTTCAAGATCCCGGGGACCGAGACACAGCGGGTCATCGACCACCTCAAGCAGGCGCTCCCCGAGGCGGCTGGCGGCACGGCGTCCGTGGTGTTCCAGAACAAGGACGGCAAGCCGTTCACGGACGAGCAGAAGAAGGCCGTCTCCGACGCGCTGACCAAGCTCAACGGCACCTCGCAGGTCCAGTCGAGCGTGGACCCGTTCACCACGCAGGCCGAGGTGGACGCCGCCCCGGCGAAGCTGGCCGCGGCGCAGAAGCAGCTCGACGCCGGCAAGGCCCAGCAGGAGGCCGGCAACAAGCAGCTGGACGACGCCAAGAAGCAGCTGGACAGCGCCAAGGCGCAGGCCGCCGCAGCCCAGAACTCGGGCGTGCAGGTGCCCGCCGCCCAGGCCGAGGCCGCAGCCGCCCAGATCGCCGCCGCGGAGAAGGACTACAACGCCGGCCGCGCCAAGGCCGACGCGGCCGCCAAGGAACTCGCGAGCCACCAGGCCGAGCTGGACTTCAACAAGCGCAAGTCCGACGCCTCGCAGGGCATCCGCTTCGTCTCCAAGGACGACACGGTCGCGGTCGCGCAGATCAGCTTCAAGGGCTCCCTGAGCGCCCTCTCCACCGAGGACCGGGACCACGTGGTGAAGAGCCTCGTCGCCACGGAGAACACCGGACTCAACGTCTACCCGAGCAAGGAACTCTCCGAGGATCTGGGGAGCCTGGCCGGCCCCGCGGAGATCATCGGCCTCTGCGTGGCGGTGCTGGTCCTGATCATCATGCTCGGCACCCTGATCGCCGCGGGCCTTCCGCTCCTCATGGCGATCGCCGGGGTGGGCGTGGGCGTCGGTGGCACCATCGCGCTCTCGGGCGTCATCCAGATGAACAGCATGACGCCGATCCTGGCCCTCATGCTCGGGCTGGCCGTCGGCATCGACTACTCCCTCTTCATCGTCAACCGGCACCGTGGTCAGATCCTGTCCGGCATGTCGATGGAGGAATCCGTCGCCCGCGCGACCGGCACGAGCGGCAATGCCGTGTTCTTCGCCGGCGTCACGGTGGTCATCACTCTGGCCGCCCTCGCCGTCCCCGGCCTGCCGTTCCTGAGCCTCATGGGTCTGGCCGCCGCTGCCACGGTCGCCGTGTCGGTGCTGGTCTCCCTGACCCTGACGCCCGCGGTGCTCGGGCTGATCGGCAAGCGCGTCATCTCGAAGCGGGGCTGGCGGCGCGCCGCGGACAGCGCCGCGCACCCGCTGGCAGATCACGACGACGCCGCCCGCGGCTGGGGCGCCTGGGTCACCAAGTGGCCGTGGCTGGCCGTGGTGGTGTCCGTCGTCGTGCTGGGCGTGGTGGCGCTTCCCGCGCAGAAGCTGCACCTGGCGCTGCCGGACGGCGGTTCCGAGGCCGCCGACTCCTCCGCCTACAAGGCGTACTCCACCATCAGCACGTCCTTCGGGGACGGCATGAACGGGCCGATCGTGGTGGTCGGCGAGTTCCCGGCCGGTCTCAGCGAGCAGGACGCCGCCCTCAAGCAGCTCGACCTGGCCGACCGCCTGCGCTCCGTGCCGGGCGTCGTCGCGGCCGTGCCCGCCAAGCTCAGCGATGACCGCCAGACCGCCGTGTTCCAGGTGATCCCCACCGAGGGACCGGCGAGTGAGAAGACCGTCCAGGTGGTCGCAGACATCCGTGCCAAGGGTGCGGACATCCAGCGGGATCTCGGCGTGACGATCGGCCTCACGGGCCAGACCACCGCGAACATCGACGTCTCGAACAAACTGATCGAAGCCCTGCCGCTCTACCTGAGCATCGTGGTGGGTCTGTCCCTGATCCTGCTGCTCCTGGTGTTCCGCTCCATCTGGGTCCCGGTCCTGGCGACGGTGGGCTTCCTGCTGTCCCTGGCCGCGTCGTTCGGAGCCGTGGTGGCCGTGTACCAGTGGGGCTGGCTGGGCGCCGTGTTCGACGTCCCGCACCCCGGCCCGATCCTGAGCATGCTGCCCATCATCCTGATCGGCGTGCTGTTCGGCCTCGCGATGGACTATCAGGTGTTCATCGGCTCCGGCATGCGCGAAGCCTATGTCCACGGCGCGAAGGCCAAGGCGGCCGTCCGGATCGGCTTCAAGCACGCCGCCGTCGTGGTCACCGCCGCAGCGATCATCATGACCAGCGTGTTCGCGGGCTTCATCTTCAACCATCTGACGATGGTCCGGCCGCTCGGCTTCTCCCTGGCGTTCGGCGTGCTGGTGGACGCGTTCGTGGTCCGCATGACCCTGATCCCCGCGGCCATGCACCTCCTGGGCAAGCGGGCCTGGTGGCTGCCGGCCTGGCTGGAGAAGCACCTTCCCGATGTCGACGTGGAGGGCGCCCGCCTGAACCAGGGCCACGGTGAGGACTCCACCACGACCGACGACGCCGACGGGCCGGCCCTGGCCACGGCTGCGGCGGGCGTCTCCGCCCCGGCCACCGCTGCGGCGGGCCCCGCGAAGGCGAAGAAGGCCAAGGGGAAGCGCGTCGTCGTCGAGCAGCCGGAAGAGCCGCACGCCCTCACCGGGTCCCACGCGCTCATCCAGCTTCCGGACGCCGAACCCCGCGAACTGGGCAATCCGGTCCCGGGCGGACGGCGCGAGGCCCGTCAGCGCGAGCGGCTGATCGCGACGGGGATGATCCCCGTGGTGCCGGCCGCGGGCGAGCAGGACTCCCAGCGTGACGACAAGCCCGAGAGCGATCCGGTGAACGCCGGCCGCTGA
- a CDS encoding TetR family transcriptional regulator — protein sequence MDSTTFLDGTPPDHPHGGSAEEKTSRRELNKQATRAAIIEAAVNLLSENGLGNFTAEDLADAVGISRRTFFNYFPSPEAALAATVQNFLDGAIEEFRQRPADETILDSAIAAVMALVEPGSLSRMARMCLLTENQPQVQRWQLMAWDDATSKLSAAAVERLGTKADPFFVRTMVGAIIGAGKAAMEYWLEHEAPRSGQVTDAHSMVLRNLITQALQHLRNGFA from the coding sequence ATGGACTCCACCACTTTCCTGGACGGAACTCCACCGGATCATCCCCACGGCGGCTCCGCGGAGGAGAAGACCTCTCGCCGCGAGCTCAATAAGCAGGCCACTCGCGCCGCCATCATCGAGGCCGCGGTCAACCTGCTCTCCGAAAACGGCCTGGGCAACTTCACGGCGGAGGACCTGGCCGACGCCGTCGGCATCTCCCGCCGCACCTTCTTCAACTACTTCCCGAGCCCCGAAGCGGCCCTGGCGGCCACGGTCCAGAACTTCCTGGACGGCGCCATCGAGGAGTTCCGCCAGCGCCCCGCCGACGAGACGATCCTCGACTCCGCGATCGCCGCGGTCATGGCGCTCGTCGAGCCCGGATCGCTCTCCCGCATGGCGCGGATGTGCCTCCTGACCGAGAACCAGCCCCAGGTCCAGCGCTGGCAGCTCATGGCCTGGGATGATGCCACCAGTAAGCTCAGCGCCGCCGCGGTGGAACGTCTGGGAACAAAAGCGGACCCCTTCTTCGTCAGAACCATGGTGGGCGCCATCATCGGCGCCGGGAAGGCCGCCATGGAGTACTGGCTGGAGCACGAGGCTCCTCGCAGTGGACAGGTGACGGATGCCCACAGCATGGTCCTCAGAAACCTCATCACCCAGGCCCTCCAGCACCTCCGCAACGGCTTCGCCTGA
- a CDS encoding energy-coupling factor transporter transmembrane component T family protein yields MSVVTEDRAVVDPYAASRAELPLLGRANPLSKFGALAIITLALVWSIDWLSAGIAVLCELLVLPLAGLNLRLLWTRAWPLVAAAVLGGWSTAVLAPDKGPLIFSFGIWTMGEHSLLLGVGFLLRGLAIALPAVIVMACTEPTDLADALAQLARLPHRFVLGTLAALRLVGLMVAEWQTIGMARRARGVGATGNVLSGLAAKLGQSFGLLVQSIRRASRLAVTMEARGFGAGPRTWARPSRLSAVDTWVVLGSVVIAGLSVGISVLLGVWHVVY; encoded by the coding sequence ATGAGCGTCGTGACCGAGGACCGCGCCGTCGTGGACCCGTACGCGGCGTCCCGTGCCGAGCTTCCGCTCCTGGGGCGTGCGAATCCGCTGTCCAAGTTCGGCGCGCTCGCGATCATCACGCTCGCCCTCGTGTGGTCGATCGACTGGCTGTCGGCCGGGATCGCGGTGCTCTGCGAGCTCCTCGTGCTGCCGCTGGCGGGCCTGAATCTCCGCCTGCTGTGGACCAGGGCGTGGCCGCTCGTGGCCGCCGCCGTCCTGGGCGGCTGGAGCACGGCGGTGCTCGCCCCGGACAAGGGGCCGCTCATTTTCAGTTTCGGGATCTGGACCATGGGCGAACATTCTCTGCTCCTGGGTGTCGGGTTCCTCCTGCGTGGACTCGCGATCGCACTGCCGGCGGTGATCGTCATGGCGTGCACCGAGCCGACCGACCTGGCCGATGCTCTGGCACAGCTGGCGCGCCTCCCGCACCGCTTCGTCCTGGGCACCCTCGCGGCGCTGCGCCTGGTGGGACTCATGGTGGCCGAGTGGCAGACCATCGGCATGGCTCGCCGGGCACGCGGGGTCGGTGCCACCGGGAACGTCCTGTCCGGGCTTGCCGCGAAGCTGGGGCAGAGTTTCGGGCTGCTCGTCCAGTCGATCCGCCGGGCCTCCCGTCTGGCTGTGACCATGGAGGCCCGGGGCTTCGGCGCCGGGCCGCGAACATGGGCCCGCCCGTCCCGGCTCTCCGCGGTCGACACCTGGGTGGTGCTCGGCTCTGTGGTCATCGCCGGGCTGTCCGTGGGGATCTCGGTGCTGCTCGGCGTCTGGCACGTGGTGTACTGA